Below is a genomic region from Streptomyces sp. RPA4-2.
AACCGTCGTCAATATCATCCAGACCGTACCGCGAAGCCGGGGCCCGGCCAAGGGCGCGTGACAGCACCGCCGTTGCGCCCCGGGACCGCGGAGACGTCGGCGGATTCCCTGTTCCGGCAGGGGGTTTCGGGCACGGGCGAACACGACAGCGCACGAGAGTGAACGTATGACGAGCCGAGTGATCTTGATCTCAGCCGCGCTCAGCGCGGCGCTGCGGGAGGCCCGCTTCGACGAAGGGGGCCGGGTGGAGGCCGCGGGCCTGCGGCTCGCTCGGGCCGCCGCGGGCGCGGTCCCCGGCGCGGAGCGGCTGTGGGTCTCCCCCACCGTGCGGTGCCGCGAGACCGCCGACGCGCTGGGCCTCGACGCGGTGCTGGACGTCCCGGAGCTGGCCGGTCTGGACGTCGGCCGATGGCGTGGCGCGACCCTGGAGGAGGTCAGCTCGAAGGAACCGGAGGCGGTGGCCCAGTGGCTGGCCGATCCCGGCGCGGCACCGCACGGCGGGGAGTCGGTGCGGGCCTTCTGCGACCGGGTGGCGGGCTGCCTCGACACGGCCGCGCGGTTGACGGGCCGGACCGTCGCCGTGGTGGAGCCGGAGGTGGTACGGGCGCTGGTGGTACGGGTGTTGGACGCACCGGAGTCGGCGTTCTGGCGGGTCGACGTACCGCCCCTGACCGCCACCGAGTTCAGCGGCCGCTCCGGGCGCTGGAACGTACGGGCCGGCCGGCCGCTCGCCCCGTCGGCGCAAGCGGGAGGCTCAGGCGGGTAGCAGCGTCGCGAGGAAGTCCGTGCACGCCTGGGCGCACGCGCGGCAGGCCCGCGCGCTCACTTGTGCGCCCGGACACCGGTCGAAGACGTCCGCGCACTCACGGCAGACGGACCGGCACCACTCGACCTGGACACGGATGCCCGCCTCGCCACGGTGGTGCTGCCCGTCCAGGACGAGGCAGGTCGCGTCGCACACCTCGGCGCACATGAGGCCCATACGGCGCGCGAGTTGCCGCACCTTGGGTCCGTCCGGATCCATGCAGCTCGCCCGCAGCGCACAGGCGCGGGCGCACTCGACGCAGGCCTGCGCGCAGTCGAAGCGGTCCTCCAGGAAGCGGATCGGTTCCTGCTCGGACGCCGGTGCGGACGTCTGCTTCGTCTTCGTCTTCGGCTTCGGCTTCGGCCTCGTCGTCGTGGTCACCCGGCGCGGGTAGCCCCCGGGGGTCGCGCCAAACACCGCGTGGGCGACCAGCCCTCGGGGGCGCGGCTCACCGGCCCTGGGCCTCCGCCGCCTCCCGCGAGATCCGCTCGAACTGCGCGCCCATGGCCTCGGAGAGCGCATGGGCCGCCGAGAGCGGGCGGACCATGACCATCAGGTCGTCGATCCTGCCGTCCTCGTCGAAGTGCAGGAAGTCGCAGCCGTTGATCTCCTTGTCGCCCACCTTCGCCGTGAAGACCAGCGCGTGGTCACGGCCGTCGGCACCCGCGATCTCCCGTACGTAGCGGAAGTCGGTGAAGACGCGGGTGACGCCGCGCAGGATGGCCGCGGTGATCGCCTTGCCCGGGTAGGGCTTGAAGGCGACGGGGCTGGTGAACACGACGTCGTCGGCCAGCAGCTCCTCGACCGCGGCGAGGTCGCCGGCCTCCACGGCCTTGCGGAAGGGGTGCATCGGTGGTCCCCGCTCTCATAGTCAACTAATTGAATAGGTGCGTAAGAGATTAGTCGGGGGGGGTGTGTGCCGTCTAGCCTTGGCCCATGGCATTGCGCAACGCGGTTCTCGCCGCGCTCCTGGAGGGTGAGGCGTCGGGATACGACCTGGCCAAGGAGTTCGACGCCTCGGTGGCCAACTTCTGGATGGCGACCCCGCAGCAGCTCTACCGGGAGCTCGAGCGGATGACGTCCGAGGGACTCATCGAGGCCCGGCTGGTGCGGCAGGACCGGCGTCCGAACAAGCGGGTCTTCTCCCTCACCGCGGCGGGCCGCGGCGCCCTGCGCGCGTTCACGGCGGCCCCTCCGAAACCCACCGCCATCCGCGACGAACTGCTGGTCAAGGTGCAGTCCGTCGACGCGGGCGACGACGCGGCCGTACGGGCGGCGATCGCCGAGCGGCTGGAGTGGGCGCGTGCCAAGCTGGCCCGCTACGAGCGGCTGCGCGCGCGCCTGCTGGACGGCCGCACCGAGGACGAGTTCCTGGCCCGCGCGGAGCGTGTGGGCCCCTATCTCACCTTGATGCGCGGGCGCTCCTTCGAGGAGGAGAACATCCGGTGGGCGGAACGGGCCCTGGACATCCTGGAGCGGCGGGCCGCGGTGCGCCCCTCCTGACCCGGGCAGGAGGTTGTTCGCCGGACCGGGGATCGCCGGAGATCCGTCCGGCAGGTCCGGGACCGCGCGACGCGAGGGGCGAGCAGCGAAGACCACGCCGTCCGGGAGCGAACCACCGGGGAATCCCGGGCCCAGGTCACCGGCCGGTGACCGGCACGTCCCAGGACCGGGGTCGGGTGAGCCCCTGCCACTCCTCCCGGAGCAGGGCCAGCACCGCGACGTCGTACCGGCGGCCCCGGTGCAGGCAGGCGGAGCGGCGCACCCCCTCCTGAACGAACCCCGCCCCGGCCAGGACGCCGAGGGCCCCGGTATTGGTGGTGTGGGTGACCGCCTGGACGCGGTGCATGGGCAGTTCACCGAAGGCGAGGTCGACGAGCGCGTCGACGGCGTCCGTGCCATGGCCCCGGCCCCGGTGGGCGGGGTCCAGAACCAGCATGATCTCGGCCGTGCCGTCGACCATGTCCTGGTCCGTCAGGGCGATGTGGCCGATCGGCGTGCCGTCCGGGAGCAGGACGAGGAAGTCGTCGCGGTCGTGCTCGTCGCGGTCACGCTCGACGCGCTCGCGCACGGCGGAAAGGGAACGCGGCCACATGCCGATCTCGTGGGCGGCCACGGGGTCGGAACGCCAGCCATGGATCAGCTCCGCGTCGTCGACGTCGAGCGGCGCGAAGGCGACGCCCCTGCCCCGCCAGCAGACCTCCCGAGGCGTCGCCGCCTCCCTTTCCTCGATCATGGACGGAGGCTATCGACCGCCTGGACCGGTGGACCAGTCATTTCCGCCCCCGGCCGGCCTGCCGCGGGCGGGACCCGAATGATCCGGGTCAAGGGGTGCCGTGCGGATCAGGCCGGCCGTGGGGAGCGGCGCGAGCCGACGGGCCGCCGGAGGTCCGGCCCCGCGCGCAGCGGAACGGCTCGGGCTTCCCGACGGGATCCGGCCCCGCGAAGGTGAGCGGTTAGGCTGAGGTCATGCCGTCCACACGTCGAACAGCGCGCCAGACAGACCTCCTCGAACGGCTCGTCGCCTTGCTGGCGGCGGAGGGATTCGCATCGTTCACGCTCGACGAGCTGACCGAGCGGCTGCGCTGCTCGAAGACGACGCTGTACCAACTCGCGGGAAGCAAGCAGGAGTTGGTCCGCGAGGCGGTGAAGCACTACTTCCGGGAGGCGGCCGGCGCCATCGAGAAGCAGGTGGCGGACACCTCCGCGCCGGCCGACCGCGTGGTGGTCTACCTGAACGCGGTCGCGGAGCGGTTGCGCCCGCTGTCCCGGCGATTCCTCGACGACATGGCCCAGTTCGAACCGGCCCGTGAGGTGTACGAGGCCAACACCCGCCTCGCCGCCGCCCGGATCAGACAGCTGATCGCGGACGGCGTCGCCGCGGGCGCGTTCCGTGACGTCCATGCCGCGTTCGTGGGCGAGGTCGTGGCCGCCACCATGCAGGAGATCCAGCGGGGCGAGGTGGCCGCGCGCACCGGGCTGAGCGACGCGGAGGCATACGCGGAGCTGGCCTCGCTCATCGTGCACGCCGTCTCACCCTGACCGGACCACCGGGGTCGAGGACCCGACGCCCCAGTCGCGGAGCACCGACTCGGTGTCCGCGCCCGCCGCGCGGGGTGCCGAGGGCGGTCTGCTGGGGGTGCGCGAGAAACGCGGCGCGGGTGCGGCCTGCAGGATGCCGTCCACCTCGACCAGGGTGCGCCGGGCCACCATGTGCGGGTGCGCGCCCGCCTCGGCGAAGGTGAGCACGGGCGTGACACACGCGTCGGTTCCGGCGAAGTGCTCCGCCCACTCGTCCCGCGTGCGGGAGGCGAACCTGCCCGCGAACCGGGACCGCAGCACCGGCCACCCGTCACGGTCGTCCTGGGCGGGCAGTTCGGCGGGGACGAGACCGAGCCCGTCGAGCAGGGCCGCGAAGAACTGCGCTTCGAGTGCGGCGACGGCCACGTACTTGCCGTCGCCGCACGCGTAGGTGTCGTAGAAGGGGGCCGCCCCGTCGAGCAGGTTCGAACTCCGTTCGTCCGACCACTCCCCCATGCCGCGCAGCGCGTACGCCATCTGGCCCAGCAGTGCGGTCCCGTCGACCATGGCGGCGTCGACGACCTGCCCGGCGCCCGATCGGGCGCGCTCCCAGAGTGCGGCCAGGACACCCACGACCAACAGCATGGATCCGCCGCCGAAGTCCCCCACGAGGTTCAGCGGCGGGGCCGGCGGCCCGTCGTCCCGGCCCATCGCGTGCAGGACGCCGGTGAGACCGATGTAGTTCAGGTCGTGCCCGGGATCCCCGGCGAGCGGCCCGTCCTGCCCCCAGCCGGTGATCCGGGCGTAGACGAGCCGCGGGTTCGCGCCGCGGCAGTCGTCCGGACCGACCCCGAGCCGCTCGGCGACCCCTGGCCGCAGGCCCTCGATGAGTACGTCGGCCCGCGCCGCCAGGCCTCGCACGAGCGCCCGCCCCGCGGGATTCTTGAGGTCGGCGAAGACCGACCGGCGGCCACGCTGCACGGCGTCGGCCGCGCCGGCCGGCCCCAGGCTGAGCGCCCGGCCGGACGGCCGCTCGACCCGCACCACGTCGGCGCCCAGGTCGGCCAGCACCATGGCCGCGTGCGGAGCCGGCCCGAGTCCCGCGAGTTCCAGGACGCGCAGGCCCGCGAGTGGGCCGACGGATCCCTCTCTGGACTGCATGGCTATACGGTACCAAAAACGATACTGTTGTATCGATCGCCGTATCATTATTTCCCCGAGCGACCGAGGAATCACCATGCCAGCCACCCGAACGCTGCCCGCCCAGGAAGCCGTCGACCTGATCGGCCTCACCCGCGAGCTCGCCGAGAAGGAGCTCGCCCCTCGCGTCGCCGAGGCCGAAGCCGAGGAGAAGTTCCCCCGCGAGGTCTTCCGCACCCTCGGCCGGGCCGGTCTGCTGAGCCTGCCGTACGCCGAGCAGTACGGCGGTGGCGGCCAGCCGTACGAGGTCTATCTCCAGGTCGTCGAGGAGATCGCGGCCGTGTGGGCCAGCGTCGCGGTCGGCGTCTCGGTGCACGCGCTGTCCTGCTTCGCCCTCGCCGCGTTCGGCACCGAGGAGCAGAAGGACAAGTGGCTGCCCGGCATGCTCGGCGGGGAGCTGCTCGGTGCCTACTGCCTGTCCGAGGCCCATGCCGGATCCGACCCCGCGGCGATGCGCACGCGGGCCGTCAGGGACGGCGACCACTACGTGCTCGACGGTGCCAAGGCGTGGACCACGCACGGCGGGCACGCGGACTTCTACACGGTCATGGCGCGGACGTCCGACACGGGCTCGCGGGCCATTTCCTGCTTCCTCGTCCCGGCCGACACCCCTGGCGTCATCGCCGATCCGCCCGAGCACAAGATGGGTCTGACCGGGTCGGCCACCGCCACCGTGCGCCTGGAGAACGTCCGCGTTCCCGTGGAGTACCGGATCGGCGAGGAGGGGCAGGGCCTCGCGATCGCCTTCGCCGGACTGGACTGCGGCCGCCTCGGGATCGCGGCGGTGGCCACGGGCCTGGCCCAGGGAGCGCTGGACCACGCGCTGCGGTACTCCCGCGAGCGGGAGACCTTCGGCCGCCCGATCATCGAACACCAGGGGCTGGCCTTCGTCCTCGCGGACATGGCCGCGGCCGTGCAGGCCTCCCGCGCCACCACGCTCGCCGCCGCGCGGCTCAAGGACCAGGGACTCCCCTTCAGCTGCGAGGCGTCCATCGCCAAGCTGATCGCCACCGACAACGCCATGAAGGTCACCACCGACGCCGTCCAGGTACTGGGTGGCGCCGGATACACCCGCGACTTCCCGGTCGAGCGCTACATGCGCGAGGCCAAGGTCATGCAGATCTTCGAGGGCACCAACCAGATCCAGCGCCTGATCATCGGCCGGGCGCTGCGGGAGAACGACCGGGGCACCCTCAGGGTCCACGACCAGGAGACGCCCCGGCCCTGACCACACGCCTCGCGGGTCAGCGCACGGGGAAGCCGAAGGAGTACCCCTGCCGCTTCAGCCACGGCAGGATCTCACGCAGGGCGCGGACGGTCTGGGAGCGGTCGCCGCCCCCGTCGTGGAAGAGGACGGTCGGGCCGTTGGAGATCTCCTGCTTGACGGTGGCGACCAGCACGTCGGTGCCGGGCCGCTCGAAGTCCTTGGTGTCGACGTTCCAGCCCAGCGGCCGCATCCCGTGCGAGGCGGCCAGTTCGCGGCTGTACGGCGTGAAGGCGCCGCCCGGGGCCCGGTAGTACTGCGGCCGGACGCCCCCTGACGCCTTGGTGATCATGCGTTCGGCGTCCAGGATCTGCCGCGCCTGGTACGACTCGGACTTGGTGTCCATGGTGGTGTCGTGCGACACCGTGTGGTCGCACAGCCGGTGCCCGGCCGCCACGATCTCCCTGACCAGGTCCGGGTGCGCCTGGGCCTGGGTGCCCACCATGCAGAACGTGGCCTTCACGCCGTACTCCCGAAGCGCCTTCAGCACCCGCGGTGTCCAGACCGGGTCCGGTCCGTCGTCGACGGTGATGTCGACACCCCGGGCGCCGCGGTCGGAGGCATGGGCGATGGCCACCGACACCGGCACTCTCGCGGGTCCCCGGGCGTGCGGCCGGAAGGGCCGGGCCGCGGCTTCCACTCGTCCGGGCCTGCTCTCCACGGGTCCGGCCTGCGCGCTCCACACGGAAGTCGCGGCGGCCACCGCCGTCACGCCGACCGCCGCCGCGAGCACCCGGCCGTACCATCCCCGCCCGCCACGCCGCGCCACGTCGGCATGCCCTTCAGGGGCCCGCGTCCCGGACGGCGAAAGCGGCCGCGGACCGTCCGAACCGGCCGGTCCGCGACCCGAACCGACCCGAGCGTGTCGGTACACGTGACCATCGCCCTTCCAAGACCGATACTTCGCAGTGACGAGCCCTCAGCACCGACGAACGCCGGAACCGGGCACCCTCCGTACCCAACGAACGGGCGAGAACGCAGGTCACGGGCTCCACTCTTACGCTCACCAGGAGGCACCCATGAAGATGCTGATCAACGTGGCGGAGACGGTGGTCGCGGACGCGCTGCGGGGTATGGCGGCCGCACACCCGGACCTCACGGTGGATGTCGAGAACCGCGTGATCGTACGGCGTGACGCCCCGGTGGCCGGAAAGGTGGGTCTCGTCTCCGGCGGCGGATCGGGCCACGAGCCCCTGCACGGCGGATTCGTCGGTCCCGGCATGCTGTCGGCGGCCTGTCCGGGCGAGGTCTTCACCTCTCCGGTGCCGGACCAGATGGTGCGGGCCGCCGCCGCCGTGAACAGCGGCGCGGGCGTGTTGTTCATCGTGAAGAACTACACCGGTGACGTGCTGAACTTCGACATGGCGGCCGAACTCGCCGAGGACGAGGGCATCCAGATCGCCAAGGTGCTGGTCAACGACGACGTCGCCGTCACCGACAGTCTTTTCACGGCCGGCCGGCGCGGCACGGGCGCGACGCTGTTCGTGGAGAAGATCGCGGGCGCCGCGGCCGAGGAGGGCGCCCCGCTGGAGCGGGTGGAGTCGCTGGCCCGTCAGGTCAACGAGAACTCCCGGAGTTTCGGTGTCGCGCTCGCCGCCTGTACCACTCCGGCCAAGGGCAGCCCCACCTTCGACCTGCCGCCCGGGGAACTGGAGCTGGGCGTCGGCATCCACGGCGAGCCCGGCCGGGAGCGGCGCGCGATGATGACCTCGCGCGAGATCGCCGACTTCTCGGTGCACGCGATCCTGGAGGACATGAACCCGCGCAATCCCGTCCTCGTCCTGGTCAACGGTATGGGCGCGACCCCGCTCCTGGAGCTGTACGGGTTCAACGCGGAGGTGCAGCGGGTGCTCGGCGAGCGCGGTGTCCCCGTCGCGCGCACGCTGGTCGGGAACTACGTCACCTCGCTGGACATGGCCGGTGCCTCGGTGACGCTGTGTCAGGTGGACGAGGAACTGCTGCGTCTGTGGGACGCGCCGGTGAAGACACCGGGGCTGCGCTGGGGCGTGTGAGCCGGCCCGCCGCCCGGCAGGCCACAGCCACAGCCACAGCCACAGCCACAGCCACAGCCACAGCCAGGGTCACGGTCTCGGTCACGGTCACAACCGCGGGCAGGCCCACGACTCATCTCATCGGCCCAACGTTGGTACCACGCAAGGAGATTCTGTGCTCGACGCCGATTTCTTCCGCCGCTGGATGACGGCGACCGCCGCGTCGGTGGACCGTGAGGCCCAGCGGCTCACGGAGCTGGACTCGCCGATCGGCGACGCCGACCACGGCAGCAATCTGCAGCGCGGGTTCACCGCCGTGGTGAACGTGCTGGAGAAGGACGCGCCGGAGACCCCCGGCGCCGTCCTCACACTCGCCGGACGACAGCTGATCTCCACGGTCGGCGGCGCGTCGGGGCCCTTGTACGGCACCCTGCTGCGCCGTACCGGAAAGGCCCTCGGGGACGCCGCCGAGGTCTCCGAGGACCAGTTCACCGACGCGCTGCGGGCGGGCGTCGACGCGGTCATGGCGCTGGGCGGGGCCGCACCCGGCGACAAGACGATGATCGACGCACTGGT
It encodes:
- a CDS encoding histidine phosphatase family protein, giving the protein MTSRVILISAALSAALREARFDEGGRVEAAGLRLARAAAGAVPGAERLWVSPTVRCRETADALGLDAVLDVPELAGLDVGRWRGATLEEVSSKEPEAVAQWLADPGAAPHGGESVRAFCDRVAGCLDTAARLTGRTVAVVEPEVVRALVVRVLDAPESAFWRVDVPPLTATEFSGRSGRWNVRAGRPLAPSAQAGGSGG
- a CDS encoding four-helix bundle copper-binding protein, yielding MRFLEDRFDCAQACVECARACALRASCMDPDGPKVRQLARRMGLMCAEVCDATCLVLDGQHHRGEAGIRVQVEWCRSVCRECADVFDRCPGAQVSARACRACAQACTDFLATLLPA
- a CDS encoding nuclear transport factor 2 family protein, translating into MHPFRKAVEAGDLAAVEELLADDVVFTSPVAFKPYPGKAITAAILRGVTRVFTDFRYVREIAGADGRDHALVFTAKVGDKEINGCDFLHFDEDGRIDDLMVMVRPLSAAHALSEAMGAQFERISREAAEAQGR
- a CDS encoding PadR family transcriptional regulator codes for the protein MALRNAVLAALLEGEASGYDLAKEFDASVANFWMATPQQLYRELERMTSEGLIEARLVRQDRRPNKRVFSLTAAGRGALRAFTAAPPKPTAIRDELLVKVQSVDAGDDAAVRAAIAERLEWARAKLARYERLRARLLDGRTEDEFLARAERVGPYLTLMRGRSFEEENIRWAERALDILERRAAVRPS
- a CDS encoding GNAT family N-acetyltransferase, translated to MIEEREAATPREVCWRGRGVAFAPLDVDDAELIHGWRSDPVAAHEIGMWPRSLSAVRERVERDRDEHDRDDFLVLLPDGTPIGHIALTDQDMVDGTAEIMLVLDPAHRGRGHGTDAVDALVDLAFGELPMHRVQAVTHTTNTGALGVLAGAGFVQEGVRRSACLHRGRRYDVAVLALLREEWQGLTRPRSWDVPVTGR
- a CDS encoding TetR/AcrR family transcriptional regulator produces the protein MPSTRRTARQTDLLERLVALLAAEGFASFTLDELTERLRCSKTTLYQLAGSKQELVREAVKHYFREAAGAIEKQVADTSAPADRVVVYLNAVAERLRPLSRRFLDDMAQFEPAREVYEANTRLAAARIRQLIADGVAAGAFRDVHAAFVGEVVAATMQEIQRGEVAARTGLSDAEAYAELASLIVHAVSP
- a CDS encoding CaiB/BaiF CoA-transferase family protein, whose protein sequence is MQSREGSVGPLAGLRVLELAGLGPAPHAAMVLADLGADVVRVERPSGRALSLGPAGAADAVQRGRRSVFADLKNPAGRALVRGLAARADVLIEGLRPGVAERLGVGPDDCRGANPRLVYARITGWGQDGPLAGDPGHDLNYIGLTGVLHAMGRDDGPPAPPLNLVGDFGGGSMLLVVGVLAALWERARSGAGQVVDAAMVDGTALLGQMAYALRGMGEWSDERSSNLLDGAAPFYDTYACGDGKYVAVAALEAQFFAALLDGLGLVPAELPAQDDRDGWPVLRSRFAGRFASRTRDEWAEHFAGTDACVTPVLTFAEAGAHPHMVARRTLVEVDGILQAAPAPRFSRTPSRPPSAPRAAGADTESVLRDWGVGSSTPVVRSG
- a CDS encoding acyl-CoA dehydrogenase family protein gives rise to the protein MPATRTLPAQEAVDLIGLTRELAEKELAPRVAEAEAEEKFPREVFRTLGRAGLLSLPYAEQYGGGGQPYEVYLQVVEEIAAVWASVAVGVSVHALSCFALAAFGTEEQKDKWLPGMLGGELLGAYCLSEAHAGSDPAAMRTRAVRDGDHYVLDGAKAWTTHGGHADFYTVMARTSDTGSRAISCFLVPADTPGVIADPPEHKMGLTGSATATVRLENVRVPVEYRIGEEGQGLAIAFAGLDCGRLGIAAVATGLAQGALDHALRYSRERETFGRPIIEHQGLAFVLADMAAAVQASRATTLAAARLKDQGLPFSCEASIAKLIATDNAMKVTTDAVQVLGGAGYTRDFPVERYMREAKVMQIFEGTNQIQRLIIGRALRENDRGTLRVHDQETPRP
- a CDS encoding polysaccharide deacetylase family protein, with the translated sequence MARRGGRGWYGRVLAAAVGVTAVAAATSVWSAQAGPVESRPGRVEAAARPFRPHARGPARVPVSVAIAHASDRGARGVDITVDDGPDPVWTPRVLKALREYGVKATFCMVGTQAQAHPDLVREIVAAGHRLCDHTVSHDTTMDTKSESYQARQILDAERMITKASGGVRPQYYRAPGGAFTPYSRELAASHGMRPLGWNVDTKDFERPGTDVLVATVKQEISNGPTVLFHDGGGDRSQTVRALREILPWLKRQGYSFGFPVR
- the dhaK gene encoding dihydroxyacetone kinase subunit DhaK; this translates as MKMLINVAETVVADALRGMAAAHPDLTVDVENRVIVRRDAPVAGKVGLVSGGGSGHEPLHGGFVGPGMLSAACPGEVFTSPVPDQMVRAAAAVNSGAGVLFIVKNYTGDVLNFDMAAELAEDEGIQIAKVLVNDDVAVTDSLFTAGRRGTGATLFVEKIAGAAAEEGAPLERVESLARQVNENSRSFGVALAACTTPAKGSPTFDLPPGELELGVGIHGEPGRERRAMMTSREIADFSVHAILEDMNPRNPVLVLVNGMGATPLLELYGFNAEVQRVLGERGVPVARTLVGNYVTSLDMAGASVTLCQVDEELLRLWDAPVKTPGLRWGV
- the dhaL gene encoding dihydroxyacetone kinase subunit DhaL, whose amino-acid sequence is MLDADFFRRWMTATAASVDREAQRLTELDSPIGDADHGSNLQRGFTAVVNVLEKDAPETPGAVLTLAGRQLISTVGGASGPLYGTLLRRTGKALGDAAEVSEDQFTDALRAGVDAVMALGGAAPGDKTMIDALVPAVDALTDSFAAAATAAEEGAAATIPLQARKGRASYLGERSIGHQDPGATSSSLLIAALVEASGE